A genomic segment from Chlorogloeopsis sp. ULAP01 encodes:
- a CDS encoding GuaB3 family IMP dehydrogenase-related protein, whose translation MEIQIGRGKAARRAYGIDEIALVPGRGTLDPSLADTKWRIGNIEREIPIIASAMDGVVDIRMAVLLSQLGALGVLNLEGIQTRYANPEPILDRIAAVGKDEFVTLMQELYAEPIKPELIEQRIKEIKAQGGIAAVSATPAAASKYGSVIAKAGADLFFVQATVVSTAHLSPESIVPLDLAQFCREMPMPVVLGNCVTYEVTLNLMKAGAAAVLIGIGPGAACTSRGVLGVGIPQATAIADCAAARDDYYQETGNYVPVIADGGLITGGDICKCIACGADGVMIGSPFARAAEAPGRGFHWGMATPSPVLPRGTRIRVGTTGTLEQILVGPAQLDDGTHNLLGALKTSMGTLGAKNLKEMQQVEVVIAPSLLTEGKVYQKAQQLGMGK comes from the coding sequence GTGGAAATTCAAATTGGGCGGGGCAAAGCAGCTCGCAGAGCATACGGAATAGATGAAATTGCCTTAGTACCTGGCAGAGGTACACTCGATCCGAGTTTGGCAGATACAAAATGGCGTATTGGCAATATTGAGCGAGAAATCCCAATTATTGCTAGTGCAATGGATGGTGTAGTGGATATTCGCATGGCTGTGCTTTTGTCACAGTTAGGAGCGCTAGGCGTGCTGAACTTAGAGGGAATTCAAACTCGTTATGCGAATCCAGAGCCAATTTTAGATCGGATTGCGGCAGTGGGCAAAGATGAATTTGTAACGCTAATGCAAGAACTTTATGCCGAACCGATCAAACCAGAGCTAATCGAACAACGAATTAAAGAAATTAAAGCACAAGGTGGCATTGCTGCGGTGAGTGCAACTCCAGCAGCAGCAAGTAAATATGGTTCAGTAATTGCAAAAGCTGGGGCAGATTTATTTTTCGTTCAAGCTACAGTTGTTTCGACGGCACACTTATCACCAGAATCGATCGTACCACTAGATCTAGCACAGTTTTGTCGAGAAATGCCCATGCCTGTGGTGTTGGGTAACTGTGTAACTTACGAAGTAACTCTAAACTTAATGAAAGCAGGGGCAGCCGCAGTATTGATTGGTATTGGCCCAGGTGCAGCTTGTACTTCTAGGGGAGTCTTGGGCGTAGGTATACCGCAAGCAACAGCGATCGCTGACTGTGCTGCTGCACGCGATGACTATTATCAAGAAACTGGCAACTATGTCCCAGTCATTGCCGATGGTGGTTTAATTACTGGCGGTGACATCTGTAAATGTATTGCCTGTGGTGCTGATGGAGTGATGATTGGTTCTCCCTTTGCTAGAGCTGCAGAAGCACCCGGACGGGGTTTCCATTGGGGTATGGCTACTCCTAGCCCTGTCTTGCCGCGTGGCACACGCATTCGCGTAGGTACTACTGGTACTCTAGAACAAATTTTAGTCGGCCCTGCCCAACTCGATGATGGTACTCATAATCTCTTGGGAGCTTTGAAAACGAGTATGGGTACATTAGGAGCAAAAAATCTTAAAGAAATGCAACAAGTAGAAGTTGTGATTGCTCCGTCTTTGTTGACTGAAGGGAAAGTGTATCAAAAAGCCCAACAATTAGGGATGGGTAAATAG
- the trxA gene encoding thioredoxin, with protein MYRRQRFVAMSAAAQVTDSTFKQEVLESAVPVLVDFWAPWCGPCRMVAPVVDEIAAQYEGQLKVVKVNTDENPNVASQYGIRSIPTLMIFKGGQKVDMVVGAVPKTTLANTLEKYLES; from the coding sequence ATATATCGTAGGCAAAGGTTTGTAGCCATGTCAGCAGCCGCACAAGTTACCGACTCTACTTTTAAGCAGGAAGTATTGGAAAGCGCAGTTCCTGTTTTAGTTGACTTTTGGGCTCCCTGGTGCGGTCCCTGCCGGATGGTGGCCCCTGTTGTAGATGAAATCGCAGCTCAGTATGAGGGTCAACTCAAGGTAGTTAAAGTCAACACTGATGAGAACCCTAATGTTGCCAGCCAATATGGTATCCGCAGCATTCCTACATTGATGATTTTTAAAGGTGGGCAAAAAGTTGATATGGTAGTAGGTGCTGTGCCAAAAACTACACTAGCTAATACTTTAGAAAAATATCTTGAGTCTTAA
- a CDS encoding LOG family protein, which yields MTSSASFDTLESIQADIAELIERLPTLKHRQYIRQALLTIVRLADSELDRLDWKILSASLADMERGFELFHNYRHVRKVTIFGSARLSPDTPEYQMAVDFARYVSQLGFMVMTGGGGGIMQAGHEGAGRENSFGLNIQLPFEQQANPIIEGDPKLIHFKYFFTRKLFLLKESDAVALFPGGFGTQDEAFECMTLSQTGKFGPVPVVLIDHPGGDYWRSWSEYIDKQLVQKGLVSPEDPSLYTVTDDLVVACNAITRFYQVYHSSRYVGDRLVIRLNTDLSDAEVEKLNADFGDILVQGRIEKSQALPQEGQDEAFDLPRLVLYFNQRDLGRLYQMIAEINNMGKPSPEERGHPERK from the coding sequence ATGACCTCATCTGCGTCGTTCGACACATTAGAGTCTATCCAAGCTGATATTGCTGAATTAATTGAGCGCTTGCCGACGTTAAAACATCGGCAATATATCCGGCAAGCACTATTAACTATAGTGCGTCTAGCTGATAGTGAACTTGATCGCCTCGACTGGAAGATATTATCTGCGTCTTTAGCAGATATGGAGCGGGGTTTCGAGCTTTTTCATAATTACCGACACGTTCGCAAAGTTACTATTTTTGGCTCGGCTCGCCTATCGCCAGATACTCCAGAATACCAAATGGCAGTTGATTTTGCTCGCTATGTTTCTCAGTTGGGATTCATGGTGATGACTGGTGGCGGTGGTGGAATTATGCAGGCAGGGCATGAAGGCGCTGGGCGAGAAAATTCTTTTGGTTTAAATATTCAGCTACCTTTTGAGCAGCAAGCAAATCCAATTATTGAGGGCGATCCAAAACTAATTCACTTTAAATATTTTTTTACGCGTAAATTATTCTTGTTAAAAGAAAGCGATGCTGTTGCTCTGTTTCCTGGCGGTTTTGGCACTCAAGATGAAGCGTTTGAGTGCATGACTTTAAGCCAAACGGGTAAATTTGGCCCTGTACCAGTAGTTTTAATAGATCATCCTGGTGGTGATTACTGGCGTTCTTGGAGCGAGTATATTGATAAACAATTGGTACAAAAAGGTTTGGTAAGCCCAGAAGATCCAAGTTTGTACACAGTGACAGATGATTTGGTTGTAGCTTGCAATGCTATTACACGCTTTTACCAGGTTTATCACTCCAGTCGCTATGTAGGCGATCGCTTGGTGATCCGCCTCAATACAGATTTATCAGATGCTGAAGTCGAAAAACTAAACGCTGATTTTGGTGACATTCTTGTCCAAGGAAGGATAGAAAAAAGTCAGGCTTTACCCCAAGAAGGGCAAGATGAAGCTTTTGACTTACCTCGTCTAGTCCTATATTTCAATCAACGCGATTTAGGACGGTTGTATCAGATGATTGCAGAAATTAATAACATGGGCAAGCCTTCACCTGAAGAGAGAGGACATCCAGAAAGAAAGTAA
- a CDS encoding leucyl aminopeptidase, translating into MDIRPSKTPVLEWTGDGLAIGLFEDAVELTGDLAALDEKLAGVLQELIAEEEFKGKANSTVVTRVGSPSPVRKVIIVGLGKPEALKLDTLRRAAAIVARLAKKQKCKTLGISLPTWNNDPAQTAQAIAEGIQLALYQDNRFKSEPEDKGVQVETVDLLGLGGQEAAITRANQIASGVILARQLVAAPANEVTPITMAEVAMVIASEHGLQVEILEQEECEKLGMGAFLGVAKASDLPPKFIHLTYKPEGTPKRKLAIIGKGLTFDSGGLNIKGAGSGIETMKMDMGGGAATLGAAKAIAQLKPDVEVHFISAVTENMISGHAMHPGDILKASNGKTIEVNNTDAEGRLTLADALVFAEKLGVDAIVDLATLTGACVIALGDDIAGLFTPDDALAKELEKAAETSGEKIWRMPMEEKYFEGLKSSIADMKNTGPRAGGSITAALFLKQFVKDTPWAHLDIAGTVWADKENGYNGSGATGFGVRSLVNWVLS; encoded by the coding sequence ATGGACATTCGACCGAGTAAAACCCCTGTTTTAGAGTGGACAGGAGATGGATTAGCTATAGGATTATTTGAAGATGCTGTAGAATTAACAGGTGATCTGGCAGCTTTGGATGAAAAGCTTGCTGGTGTTCTCCAAGAACTTATTGCCGAAGAGGAATTTAAAGGCAAAGCTAATAGCACGGTGGTTACACGGGTGGGTAGCCCTAGCCCAGTTCGCAAAGTAATAATAGTTGGTTTAGGCAAACCGGAAGCGCTAAAACTTGATACTTTGCGGCGTGCTGCTGCTATTGTTGCTCGATTAGCCAAAAAGCAAAAGTGCAAAACTCTAGGGATTAGTCTGCCAACTTGGAATAACGATCCGGCACAAACTGCCCAGGCAATAGCTGAAGGCATACAGCTAGCACTTTACCAGGATAATCGCTTTAAATCGGAACCAGAAGATAAAGGAGTACAAGTTGAAACCGTAGATTTACTGGGGTTAGGTGGACAAGAAGCAGCAATTACCCGCGCCAATCAAATAGCTTCTGGGGTAATTTTAGCAAGACAACTAGTAGCAGCCCCTGCTAACGAGGTAACGCCAATTACTATGGCAGAAGTTGCAATGGTGATCGCCTCAGAACATGGTTTGCAAGTCGAAATTCTCGAACAAGAAGAATGCGAAAAGTTGGGCATGGGTGCTTTTTTAGGAGTGGCAAAAGCTTCTGATTTGCCCCCAAAATTCATTCACCTAACTTACAAGCCCGAAGGAACACCAAAACGCAAGCTAGCAATTATCGGTAAAGGTTTAACTTTTGACTCTGGCGGACTCAATATCAAAGGTGCGGGTAGTGGCATCGAAACGATGAAAATGGATATGGGCGGTGGTGCGGCTACTTTGGGTGCAGCCAAAGCCATTGCCCAACTGAAGCCAGATGTGGAGGTTCACTTTATTTCCGCAGTCACAGAGAATATGATTAGCGGTCATGCTATGCATCCAGGTGATATTCTCAAAGCATCCAACGGTAAAACGATTGAAGTTAACAACACCGATGCTGAAGGGCGATTGACTCTAGCTGATGCCTTGGTATTTGCTGAAAAGTTGGGAGTAGATGCGATCGTTGATTTGGCTACTCTAACAGGTGCTTGTGTCATTGCTTTGGGCGATGACATTGCTGGTTTGTTCACTCCCGATGATGCTTTAGCGAAGGAATTAGAAAAGGCTGCCGAGACTTCTGGCGAAAAAATTTGGCGAATGCCAATGGAAGAAAAATATTTTGAGGGCTTAAAGTCTAGTATCGCTGATATGAAAAATACGGGGCCACGTGCTGGTGGTTCTATTACTGCTGCTCTTTTCCTCAAACAGTTCGTCAAAGATACTCCTTGGGCGCATCTAGATATTGCTGGTACTGTTTGGGCAGACAAGGAAAACGGCTATAACGGTTCTGGGGCTACTGGCTTCGGTGTACGTAGTTTGGTTAATTGGGTACTGAGTTAG
- a CDS encoding EcsC family protein: MADKPQKEKENKKLNNKPPAEQKEDKPSLFESFAETLGCVAGTAVGVGAAASSSAIEASKAVAETAAGVGEAAAKQTHKLIEQATHTAGQVTDYLGQNWLIRRVAGVLNLNWLVGASDNVDLEKAAAAVKKLQQEHPNESPSQIAHRIMVEKATKAGGIGFASSLLPGFAAALLAIDLAATTQLQSEMIYQIAAAYGLDLKDPARRGEVLAIFGIGLGGGKLLRAAGLGLLRNVPFAGAVIGASSNSTMVYSLGYAACRFYEAKLDESKSLNSEETITELKEQSDRYLETAIAQQKIMDQILVHMLLASYPDKTWETILPELEALNLTPESLDAIKQNIKSPQPLDDLLNQLNRDFAVPLLAQCCRIAKLEGEISPPEQKVIDAIATKFDIDLNSIKSIVNSQ; the protein is encoded by the coding sequence ATGGCAGATAAGCCCCAAAAAGAAAAAGAGAATAAAAAACTAAACAATAAACCCCCTGCCGAGCAAAAAGAAGACAAGCCATCTTTGTTTGAATCTTTTGCCGAAACATTAGGTTGTGTAGCAGGAACAGCAGTAGGTGTAGGTGCAGCAGCCAGTAGCAGTGCAATAGAAGCAAGCAAAGCAGTCGCAGAAACAGCAGCTGGTGTAGGAGAAGCGGCAGCAAAACAAACCCATAAGTTAATTGAGCAAGCAACTCATACAGCCGGACAAGTTACAGATTATCTAGGGCAAAATTGGCTAATTCGTAGGGTAGCTGGCGTATTAAACCTGAATTGGCTAGTTGGTGCAAGTGATAATGTTGATTTAGAAAAAGCAGCAGCAGCAGTGAAAAAGTTGCAGCAAGAGCATCCGAACGAATCACCCAGTCAAATAGCTCACCGTATTATGGTGGAAAAAGCCACAAAAGCAGGTGGGATTGGTTTTGCTAGTAGTCTTTTGCCAGGATTTGCTGCAGCATTGTTAGCTATTGATTTGGCAGCCACGACACAATTGCAATCAGAAATGATTTATCAGATTGCTGCCGCCTATGGCTTAGATTTAAAAGATCCAGCCCGTAGAGGTGAAGTTTTGGCAATTTTTGGCATAGGTTTAGGTGGTGGAAAGCTTTTGAGAGCAGCGGGTTTAGGTTTACTACGAAATGTGCCTTTTGCTGGTGCAGTAATTGGTGCTAGCTCAAACTCGACAATGGTATATTCGCTAGGATACGCAGCTTGTCGATTTTATGAAGCCAAACTGGATGAATCCAAGTCGCTGAATTCCGAAGAAACAATAACAGAATTAAAGGAACAAAGCGATCGCTATCTGGAAACTGCGATCGCCCAGCAAAAAATCATGGATCAAATCTTGGTTCATATGCTCCTTGCTAGCTATCCAGACAAGACTTGGGAAACAATTTTGCCAGAGTTGGAAGCTTTGAACCTCACCCCTGAATCTTTGGATGCGATTAAGCAAAACATCAAATCTCCACAGCCTTTAGATGATCTTCTCAATCAACTCAACCGAGACTTTGCAGTACCACTTTTGGCTCAGTGTTGCCGAATAGCTAAACTTGAAGGTGAAATTTCACCACCAGAACAAAAAGTCATTGATGCGATCGCTACCAAATTTGACATCGACTTGAATTCAATTAAGTCAATAGTCAATAGTCAATAG